The nucleotide window AGATGGCGGTGAGCGTATTGTTGTTTCACGACCATTACTTGAAGGTTTAGAAGAcgtggaggaagaggaggatggCTTAGCATGCATGGTTTGCCGAGAGGGTTACAGTCTGAGGCCTACTGACCTACTTGGTGTTTACTCTTATAGCAAGCGAGTGAATTTAGGTGCAGGGACTTCTGGAAGTGCACGTGGGGAGTGTGTTTATACAACTGTTAGTTATTTCAACATTATTCATTTCCAGTGCCATCAGGAAGCCAAGAGAGCAGACGCTGCTCTGAAAAATCCAAAGAAGGAGTGGGAAGGAGCTACTCTCAGAAATAATGAATCTCTTTGCAATTCTTTGTTCCCTGTGAGAGGTCCGTCTGTTCCTTTAGCGCAGTATGTTCGCTATGTTGACCAGTACTGGGACAACCTCAATGCTCTTGGACGTGCTGATGGAAGCCGCCTTCGGCTGTTGACTTATGACATTGTTCTGGTACCATATTTTCTTCACATTTTTCTTCTATCTTGTTATTTAGCCTTTCGGTTGTGCATTATCTTGAATTTGCACCTTATAATTATGGGTGTTCTGTTACGTAGATGCTAGCTCGATTTGCGACCGGGGCATCATTTAGTGCAGAATGCAGAGGTGGTGGAAGGGAAAGCAACTCCAGATTTCTACCTTTCATGATCCAAATGGCACGTCACCTTCTCGATCAGGGAAGCCCATCCCAGCGTCATACAATGGCCAAGTCTCTGACAGCATATTTGTCATCGTCTGCATCAGATTCTAGGACTTCTACTCCTGAGAAACAACCGTCTATGGGATCTGAAGAAACTGTCCAGTTTATGATGGTGACTTCACTTCTTTCAGAGTCTCATGAATCCTGGTTGCAACACCGCCGTGCCTTCTTGCAGCGTGGAATATACCATGCCTACATGCAGCACACTCATGGTCGGTCGGCAGGTCGCACATCATCCAGTTCATCTCCTATAGTCAATATAGAGTCTGGTAATACAAGCCAAAGTCCTAGTGCAGAGATTGGGGGTGCCGATGAGCTTCTGTCCGTTATTCGACCAATGCTTGTCTACACTGGCTTGATTGAGCAGTTGCAACGTTTCTTCAAGGTCAAAAAACCACCAAATGCGGCACCAGCCCCAACAGAAGGTACATCGAGAGTATCTGAAGGGGATGACTTGGAAGTTTGGGAGGTAGTGATGAAAGAGCGGCTTTCGAACGTAAAGGAGATGGTGGATTTCTCGAAGGAAATGCTATCATGGCTTGACGAGATGAGTTCCGCGAGCGATTTGCAGGAGGCATTTGACATAATCGGTGTTTTAGCGGATGTGCTGTCTGGTGCCATTACCAACTGTGAGGACTTTGTACGTGCAGCAATCGATGCGGGGCGAGGCTGAAGATTCGGTTAACTACCGGCGTCGAATGTGTTGCTGTTGTTGGCTGCgggattttcttttaatttaggCAATTAGTATTACTTGTAAAATTACGTACCCCATGAAAATGGGGTTCGGAATCTTCAGACTCCGTACATATCTGTCTCTTCTGAGTTTGTTGTACACGTATGGCTTCTTGGTAGTAAAGTCAATTTTTCTCCTTAAAATCTGCAATTTActgattttattaaatttatgtttCTCCCTACAATTCTACAGTTCTGCAACAATTTTACCTCAAGTGCAAGTTTCTCTTCAAATTTCGAGTTTCGTGTGTGAagttactttcttgcagatcgaaaaaatacataattggaTAGTGCTATCCAATATcgacacttatttttacttttcacacccCTTTGAATTTTCAACCGTTATAATTGATGAAGCTCGATAGCCAAAAATTACAAGTTACAACCCATTTCAATCAGAAATTCTTCTcgaaaaatatgtatatattgaacACGAAGATAAAACGTTGCCAAAATTCAGACAAAAATGCCACATTGGGCGCACAAAAGAAGAACCCTCTCGCTGAGGTGTTTAATACATGATGAACCAGGCAAATTACGAATTGGTTTCTCCTTTTCCGGCCATCAACAAAAAGGGGGCGAAAGAAGCTCTAAGTTCATACACCTTAGTTCATCGCATCATAATCGTCCAGCTTGTCATTGTACTGCAACACCTTTCTCCTAATCTTCGATGAATCAACCCACGTAATGAAATCTTCCATATTCCTTGTCACAAGGAATGCTGGGTCGGTAACAGTCTCCGGACCAACTCGAATGTGCCCTTGCTCGATGTACGTGACAGCTTCTTTCAGGTGCTCAGCAAACTTCAGACGAACCAACACAGTTGCAAGCCTACGTCTGCAAACACAGACATTGTCAGTAAAGTAACAAACAAGACGAGATGCATACACATATTTGGAAGTGTTCTGTTCCCTAACTGTCCTCGTGGACAGTAAGCCACCATCACTCATGATAAACTCCAATAAACTAGTGCAATTACCTGCAAAGGGATGACACCGATAAGCGCTCACATAATGCTAAGCTTTGCTTGGATGGTATAACACCGATATTATACCTGTCGTCAACATAAACCCTTTTTAAGTATTAATCACAACTAAAAACCACAGAAATATTGGATCCCTTCATCACAAGTAAAAACCACAGATATATTGGTTCCCTTGCACATAAGACGATGCTAGACCTAAAATCACCATATTCTTGTACAACACAATTGAAAACAAGCAAAAACCTATTGAGTTCGGATCATACAATACTCAGGTCATCTATAACCAGATCCTCATTAAATAGATCCCCAACACTTCTCTCTTTATGTAACACAATAATGAACACACTTCGGGgttaaaatttctaaatttcgGAATCACCAATACATCCCAAACATTTCTCTTTAAGTCTCACAGTAATGACCACACTTGAGGAGTTAAAATTTCTAAATATTGATATCAtcactactttttttttctcgatAACCCATAGAGCAACACAAAATGCCATTTAGGACCAAATTGACCGAAATTTGATAACTTCATATGGGTTTCTTATGCAGCTTTGAAATATTAATACTTTCAACTGACATATCAATTGAACTACATGAGcatcaaaaaaacaaaaaaaattactgCAAATTCCTACAACACAACAATTTGAGAAGCACatgaagaaacaaaatataACTCACAGTTTTTCCAAGAGCATATCGGTCATTTCGATCCGATACGGATCGTTCGGGTTCAACTGCTTCAATATGTTCACCAGCTTGTGCACCATCCGGCACAAACCCGAGTACCtattttccaatttttcaaaattttaattggaAAGGAACAAATCCCAGTTAATCGACAGATAAAACCTGAAAAGTAACATGAaattaagggaaaaaaaatgtaattttactTTTTGTAGTCGTCGCGACCGGTGACATGGTAACGCTGCAGAACCTGAGTTTCTCTGTGACCTTCTTCTCTCTTCCATTCCAAGAAGTTCACTTTCTTCAGCAGCTTCTTCTCATGAAACTTGAGCTCTCTCATGGTTGCTTTTCCGCAGAGGGAGATGAAAGAGCTAAAACCCTAGGTGGAGGAAAAAAGGGGAAGAAGTGTTGCAAAAGCCCTAGATTGGAACAAAACGTACCGTTTCGCTCGCCCGTTTGAATATTTGTATtgggccttaaaagcccaaatAACTCAAGCCTTTTTTTGGTCGAAAGCCCTTGTACATTTATGCTTatgataaaaagttaaaattagGGAATCTTAACGAAATACttttggtactgttcatttttaacgttaagaatatttttactttaaaaagtcacttctgatactattcacttacaacacttttttatcattttcgttaaaactcaaagttttaaaatcattttcattaattttactTAATTAGTcttatttattgaaattttttttagctTCAAGCTCAAGAAAGTGCTTTTGGTACTCAATAAATGATAAAACTGCCTCCAATGACTTAATTCAcgacaaagtttttttttaatatttttttttacttcactTGCAAAAGATCATGCGAAAACTTAACAATCACGTAATTcacaatttctaatttttttcataattttttttatttaaaaaccaTCATAAAGCCTACTTATTACACGACATTTCCAGCACAAGAAGTTTCCTTGGATTCGTACATGCCGCAAGTGGTCCTCATTTACCACAGTAGTTGAAAAGTGTTGAGCTCTTATATGACGACGTGGGTTCAAATTCCGTCAGTAGctaatttaacatctaatctaacaaaatttatcgtttgacaaaaaaaaattcatatgtgCCATATTaaggagaaaaacaaaaacattatcGAAACAATAAATCATAACTGTAACGTTTGGTGCCATAAAAATTGCTCTCAAGAAAAAGGGATGAGCAACTGAGCAAGTGATAATGCATCATGTGTTGTGGATAGTTCATTGTTTGCCTAACACTCAGATGAGTGCGGAACAACATTGCACAACTGCTTAAAGTttatttggaagtactttttaACTAATTGAAAACGTTTCAAataaaaatgcttttaaaattaattcttaataaaaaaatgcaagtaaattctcaaaaaaaaaacatttaaaatactTCTTGAAATAAGCATTAGTTATATTCTTTCTTCACTTTAAACgcttttaaaacccaaaaatattttttctaaaaatacttTATACATCAGTTATATCAATTAATCAACGTCGTGCCCCTTTCATTGCACCCGTGTTCAAATCGCATTTTCGGTTGTTATAATGAGTTAGAATATCCCTTTCTCATAAATTATTGAATATTTGTTGCATTTTTCAGACCAATTGACATTGAAAAACCAAATTGGTCTGTCAAAAGACTGATAGATATCACGGGGATTTGTCACAATTGCAAACGCCAAAACTTCTCTCTCTAAGCAAAACATGAGCACAAACAGTCACAGGACTCCCACTGacttaaaagaaagaaataacaaggcAATTGGCTACTTTCTTTGACGAAATTAACCACTTCTCCTCAATTGAtgaggcttttttttttaattaaatcaaTTGATGAGGCTGAGTTTATCCTCAACGGTACTTTGAGACTGATTCACGAAATTGCATATTTTTGAtcgaaattatatatattataaattattttataaagattcttaaaaaaaataataaaaaaatatgaaatcatTTGGCCATCGAattgtttaaaaacaaatggacaaatttgaCTAAAGCATTATGACCGTTGATCTATTTACTATAGTTGATTAACTAaacaactttaattttaattagttttttttctttttcatagaTGATGTTTATATGAATTGTTTCGATAATAACCACGAAGTTCTATGAATCGAACACAAAGTGTTTTGGAGAAACTTCTCTTCAAATTTGAGGAGCCATGTATTATTCTTCTTTGAcatgaacaaaataaaaagaaagaaattttataCCAGAAAGAAGTCACCACAACATTTTATAGCAAGTCAATCGCACACTCTTAATTATGTCATAAAAGCTCATATATCTGACATATTCGAATTACCGACACAGTAACATTCCCGATAACCTTTTTAAGCCAAAAACCTAAAAATTGTTATACAAAAACTTGTTCTCATTTAAgaaattggatcctctccgaggcaaaACCTTGGGATCCTCCTGACTCAATAACACGGGTCGTTGAATTTTGATTAAACGGCTACAAACATGAGGAtccctctaaaaattataataattgtaatcgtTAGATCAAAATCTAACGGTCCGTGTAGTGGATTAGGAGGACCTcgaagaggatccaattcccccATTTAATATccaggatttggatcctctcctgagccaaTGGAGAGGATTCTCCTGACCAATCATTATGGGTcgttggattttcatcaaacggttataattattataactttaaaataatcattctgtttgtagccgttaaataaaaatttaacggCTTACAATAGTTGGTCAAGatgatcctctccattagctcatgagaggatccaaatcctaatATCCATGTATAATATATGTAGTGACAGGGCAGTGGTCAGGCACTGCAATCACTAAATAAAGTACTGCAACCCTGCAGATTGCCCCATCACTGTTTGCAGGTTGCAACCACTAGGTTAAACCTTCCTTTGCCCATCACTAACGTAATGCTGAGCAACAAAATACAACTCTAACCACTCAATTGAACtttctggtttttttatttttatttttattttttatatattataagtTTTTATTTCAAACTTGTAAAAACTAATTAATGTTAGATTCGGTGGTGCTATTCCCATGccacttttatttttactcactcttcttaattttttaccgttgaattgaaatgttgaagcaaatgataaaaattaacaaaaatgtataaaaaaaaaataaaaagagatgcACGGATAGCATTGCCCTATTAAATTATGTGTACCTATTACATTACCACAAATACATGAGCAAACAAAAAGGTCCGAAATCAATAGAAGACTGTACCTTTTAACTCACAATAATTGTCTTTGAATATGTTTCCATGAAGCCATATGGTTATGGTATGTAGTTGAGTTTCCCTTAAGTCTTGTTTGGTATTACTGTAAAAGAATACTTCTGCTGTActatgagaataaatagttgtaaAATAAAGCAGTGTTCGAgtgtttgatgaatttttatataaaactgTTGTGACTATGTTAAATTACTAAAATGAGTATGATGTTGGATGTGAAATTAAACGAAGACGCCGAATAGAGTAAAGTAGGGCAAAagttgtaattttgtaaaatatgcaGGAGTATGcttgtcatttgaaaattttattaaagagCATCATccctttgaaaaaaaacaaaaactatttTGAAAAGCATGAAAAGTTTTGCTTCTGCTTTTCTATGTTTTTATGCTGTAATTGACagcagataaaaaaaaaaacttttttttaaaccaaacaCATTTGATATCCCagacttttttttataaactgcttttaaaataatttaaacaaTCCCAAACCGGGTATATTTCTTACTTAGCAGTTGCTAATGTGTACGGGAAAGCTCTTGTGAGTTAAATGTCAAAAAACCAATGAAATGAAAGAAAGAGCAAAAAGGATATATCCTCAATGCATCCATTTTACGACAATGGAAACTACACCTACCTAACCCAACCAAATTACGGATAGATGTTTTTTGAGTGTCATTGAATGTATGAGCTCTGACATAAAGTTGGTTTTCTCTAAATTAACtagggataaaaaaaaaagtttttattttttgatataaatatatttttaacgCTAAAATATGAGAAATTTTCGACTAAATCACACAATAgacaaaatataataatttagcGCTGAACTAGTTATCCATAAGAGTCAATTCTAAGAATTCTCACTCACACTTAAAAGATGTGTACCACTAGAAactatttaattttgttttgaaaaaaacaaaaaaaacaaccaaattACTTTGGTCATACGGCAATACAACTGCAAGTCTGCAAGTGAGTAGATTATCCATTAATTGTAGCgcaaaaaatgaaacaaaataagATGACTTGTAACTAGATTCTGGTTATAAAATCCACTTCCCAACCAACTACTAcaatctaaaaaaataaaaataaaagattgtAGTCTCAGTCTTTCAAATAAATCATAATTATGTAAATAAAGACAGCAAATAAATAAATGCAATGGGGATAAAAAGCTGAGCAGAATTATATTTCCATTTAGTGTTCTACTTTTGCTTTGTCTGCTATGAACGCTTTCTCTCCAGCCTCGATTGTTGCCTTTTTTTCTGTTTCAGTTTCTCATTGAACCTTCTACGACTCTCTTTCCGACACCCACATTCTTCATAATTTCCGGCGGCCCTCGCCGGATTCTTGGCCGAAATATCACCGGAAAAGCAAAGAGCAACACGAAGTGAGTATTGGGTTTGTGGAGATTGATCATAAAGTTGCATTCTTTGAACTCTTTCGAGAATTTTACGGTTTTTCCTTTCTGGGTTTTGATTGGTGAAGCTTTTCAACAATGGCGGAAACTTCATAGCTGTACGGGGTGAATAGGGTTTTTGGGGTGGTTCGAAGTAAAAATCTGAGAGTTGGGTTTTGATTATTTTAGTGCCGGACTTCACCAGAAACACAGAAACAAGAAAGTtttaatcttcttttttttttttttataattatttcgaGGTGTTTCGGATATGTCAATAACTATTGGATCTTCCATTGACATTTATCTGTGAAAGATTCTGTGTTGAATTGCAACAACTCTGGTGCTTGACTGGTTGAATGATCAGTTGAAAAATTGCACGAGTTTTTTAGACCGTTAAAATGTGCAAAGGTGAGGACTTTGAGAAGTGTGATTACAGAGAAACAATGAAGGTGGGATTTAAGTTGATGGGGAGAGTTGAAAGGTTGAAAAGCTCAGTGTTGAAGGTGAACTCATGGCTGCTGATCATCCGGGCGATCGTGACGGCGTTGGTGTGGGCGTCGGCAGTGCAGCTGGTTGGGATTTGGTTGATTAGGGGGCCTAGTTTGTTCAATGTTTGGCCTCCTTGCACTCACTTGGAATTGCCTGCTCATGCTGTAGAATTGACTAATAAGCTTCCAATGCCAATTGCTCTCCCTCCAAAAAGTAAGTTTCTGATCTTGTTTATGTAGATCTTGATCGCTTTTGTAGTTAATATTTCCGCGCACACATGTTTATTTCTCCTTTGATTCATTCAATCCAAAGATAAGAAGTAAACAGGTTGTGCGGGGCGAGAAAAAATGTGTGCGGAAATTGTTTCCCCTTAGAGAGCTGATGTTTGAGGGAGTTCGAATTGTCATTCTTTGGTATCATTTTAATCAGCTGCTGTGCATGCTAATTTGCTTGGTTCaataaaatttgagatttttcaatattgttTGTTAGTTCTGAATCACTTTAATTCCAGGGGTTTACAAAAATAATGGCTATCTCATGGTTTCTTGCAATGGAGGACTGAATCAAATGCGAGCGGCAGTGAGTTCTAGCCACTTCATCACAATTCTGGACATTCTTACCTTCAGTTTTGATGTTTTATTGGGGTTGTCTCCCACCACCATGTTATTTTACTCACTGCTCGATTTTACGCAGATCTGTGATATGGTTGCAGTTGCCAGATACTTGAATGTCACCCTTATAGTTCCTGAGCTGGATAAAAACTCCTTTTGGGCTGCGAGGTAGGTCAATTTGTTTTCGAGTAAAATTATGAGGAATCGATGTTCTCATTGTAAATTCCTTAATCTGAATAAGGAAAATTCTCAGTTCTAAGCATGTCCCCTTGTGTTGGCAGTGAGTTTCAGGACGTTTTCGATGTTGATCATTTCATTGCATCGTTGAGAGACGAGGTTCGGATATTGAGGATATTGCCACCAAAGCTGAAGAAAAGACCTGCATACTCGTTGCCACCAGTTAGTTGGTCTAACATGTCCTACTACCTTCATCAGGTTGGTTCGAATTCGAGCATCATTCTCTTTCCTTTTCAGTTTATATGATCATTCTCAGCAGTTGAACTAACTTCTGGAAGTGTTTTCCTACAGATCCTGCCTCTGGTGCAGAAGTATAAAGTAGTACATTTGAATAAAACCGATGCTCGAGTAGCTAACAATGGGCTACCTCTGGAGTTCCAGAAGCTGCGCTGCAGAGTTAATTTCCATGCTCTGAGATTCACTTCCCAGATAGAGGAAGTCGGTAGAAAGCTTGTCggaattttgagagaaaaagGCCCTTTTCTGGCTCTTCATCTCCGATACGAAATGGATATGTTAGCATTCTCTGGCTGCAGTCAtgggtgcagcaatgatgaggtagaagaactcacaagaaTGAGGTAATAGtcctttttcattttgtttcttttcgcACATCGATATTTACTAGTTTTTCGCTTAGAAACATCTTCTAATTATGGGATTATTACACGTTGTTAGATATGCTAATCCCTTGTGGAAGATAAAGGACATAAATTCTGAAACAAAGAGGCTAGAAGGTTTGTGCCCACTAACACCAGAGGAAACTGCTCTAGTATTGGTTGCACTCGGTGTTGATCACAATGTCCAGATTTATATTGCCGCTGGAGAAATGTATGGTGGAAACAGAAGGATGGAAGGTTTGAAAGCTGCTTTTCCGAATTTGGTAAGTAGAAGGGAGAAGAAGCAAACCTTTTCAACAATTATACATCATAGGACTGACATAACAGTTGAACTTTTGTGCAACAGGTCAGAAAAGAGACGCTGCTGGAGCCTTCGGATTTGAGGTTCTTCCCGAACCACTCTTCCCAAATGGCAGCATTGGACTATCTAGTCTCCCTAGAGAGTGACATATTTATTCCTACATACGATGGAAACATGGCTAAAGTTGTCGAAGGCCATCGCAGGTAAATGCATGTTCAATCTTTTGAATAACCTAGTGCTTTTTTCAAATCCCCATCTCCGTAGATTACAATAGTTCAGAACATCGTCAAACCTAGTGCTCTTCGGTTTTTAGGAAGATAAGGTAAGATCTGTTGTTAATTTCAGATGATATTCTGATCTGAGACGTACGTTTCTCCTCGGATTTTTCTTGTTTCAGATTCTTAGGTTTCAAAAAGACAGTTTTATTGGACAGAAGGCTACTGATTGGATTAATAGAACAATTCAGCACTGGCTCATTGAGCTGGGATGAGTTCTCCTACATTGTGAAGGAAGCTCACGCCAACCGAATGGGGAGCCCGAAGGAGCGAGTTTCAGTCCCAGATAAACCGAAGGAGGAAGATTACTTCTACTCAAATCCACATGAATGTTTGCAACTGTTAGATGGACCCTTGAGAACCACATGATCAAGGCATGCCAAAAATATGGGTTTTTTGTCTCCAAAATTATATGCATTTGTGGCATTGAGAATTTTGTTAGGCACTGGTTTACTTTATGATTGTGGTCTAAGTTAATACAGAAGGGGATAGGTTTAATTTACATAAAATAGGGTTGGGAGGTTGATCTTGGAGGCTCTGCTTTGGGGAAGGGCTTAGAACACTTGTTTGACGTTTTTAGAGTGCATGTAAGTCTCTCTCCTGCGTCGAGAGCTCTTGATCAAAAGCATTTGGGAAGATATATAGAATTTTCATTAATAAATTAAGTTTTATGGAGAGAACTCCAAATAAGATCATTGTAATTAAACAAGGGGGAATATAGTGTATTTTCCTCAAAATCTCTCCCTCATACTTGTGTGAGCATCATTCTTTTTTCAACAAATATTcacctatctttctctctctaaattaaTCTAGGGTTGATGAAATTGAGATCTCTCCTAATCTTTGTCCGAAGTCCGCGGACCAAGAGATCCGGACCACTCATTTAAAATCTTATAGCCTCAATTTGTTCATCCCGCTAACTCATCTCATAAATAAGAATCCAAATTTCTCTCCTCTTTTAACGGCCCAAATTTTTGAGCACGTGAACTTCGTACCTGAAATCCGAAGAGGGTCTCAATTCGTGTTGATGAACTAACCAATGATCATATCATCTGAATGATGTTAATTccataaagaaaataattaacaaaaactTCAATTACTTTTgggataaaatacaaaaaaagttAACTTGATGAATTAGGCATGCCTAAACAAGTAAGATTGGTGGGGCCTAAAGTCTCAAATGAATACAGCAGCATGgcatctggaaagctgatatttaAGGTGTGGGGTTTGGGCAAATAATCCGCATCATTTCATGTCTTTAATTACTAATTAGTTAAGGAGTTGGCACCGAACCTTGTTTCCTCCTTCATTGTCTAGTTTTTCGGTTATGCATTTGGTTGTTTAGTTGCCAtcaaataaaatatattcaTTATTGTAGAAGTTAGAGTGCACCAACTCCATGCTTCTATCATATAAACAAATATGAATAACTTTTATGTAACGGAACGTCATTGTAGCTGTATCTTAAGATAATTATAGACTAGTTAAAATATGATACCGTATGATTATCTTACGATACTGCTAAAAACATGAGAGTGCATGATTAGCTTGAAATATTATTACAAAGCATCTCAGTGTAAGTTTTCTCTAAACAAATGTTCTTTTTAAAACATCGTTTTGGGGGTTTTAGTCAGAACTGCCTCATAGCATGAACCGAGATCAAAGATTGTTGGATGTTTAGTCGTTGAATTCGTAACTAAGAATTCAACGATTATGAATCTCAATATATGGTATGATCCAGTCTATTCTAAAGTCTTCTTTTAATTTGGATTTAGAGAAAGAAAGTGAAGAATAAAGAAACAATGTTGGTTGCAATGAGTGATCCAAGAAAACTTGGCGTTGTTTTTCTACTTGTGGTCTTCCCACTGACAAGGGAGTAATTCAAGCACTTAAGTTAAACGTAGCTTTCAATGCACACAGACACAACCACTTCCAACGACAAAAAACGACTCAAACTTTAAAGTCGTTCAACTCGTCAATGGTTTATGGACCCATTTAAACTACAAGGAACCATTTGTCACATGAATCCACTCTTTGATTACTTCACCTATTGATTAGGTTGCAgatttaattaactaattttgaGTATTGGGGATTGGAgatacaaaatttcaaaaacatgtagaatatttatatgtatttaatacaatcattATTTGACGGTCAAATATAATTTGTGTCAATATACATACCGTTGAGAATATGATTTTATTGAATACATATAAGTATTGtagtcaaataaaataaaatttcaatcaGATTAATACTTTTGTATGACAGAAAGGGGTTTTAGAGAAAATTAttttgagttccaaaagcatttGAAGTGCTTTCTGCTTGCAGCATTAATTATGTGGTTCTTGCAGGAAGCAattcaagtgtttttctaagatttatttgtacttttactaagaattggttcaaaaaatatttcaccaaaagcacttccaaacaagttcataaatatatcaaatttatttaattaatctgTGTTtcttgtgaaaatatttttgaagtgGTTCCTTTGCATTTCTAATTTTCTATGCACACACACAGAAGTGCTTTAGTTGTTTGAAAGCTCTCAAATGGGCTTTTGTTAGAAGCAAGTACAACACAACTTTTATT belongs to Malus sylvestris chromosome 17, drMalSylv7.2, whole genome shotgun sequence and includes:
- the LOC126612477 gene encoding U3 small nucleolar ribonucleoprotein protein IMP3-like → MRELKFHEKKLLKKVNFLEWKREEGHRETQVLQRYHVTGRDDYKKYSGLCRMVHKLVNILKQLNPNDPYRIEMTDMLLEKLYNIGVIPSKQSLALCERLSVSSLCRRRLATVLVRLKFAEHLKEAVTYIEQGHIRVGPETVTDPAFLVTRNMEDFITWVDSSKIRRKVLQYNDKLDDYDAMN
- the LOC126612627 gene encoding rhamnogalacturonan I rhamnosyltransferase 1-like produces the protein MCKGEDFEKCDYRETMKVGFKLMGRVERLKSSVLKVNSWLLIIRAIVTALVWASAVQLVGIWLIRGPSLFNVWPPCTHLELPAHAVELTNKLPMPIALPPKRVYKNNGYLMVSCNGGLNQMRAAICDMVAVARYLNVTLIVPELDKNSFWAASEFQDVFDVDHFIASLRDEVRILRILPPKLKKRPAYSLPPVSWSNMSYYLHQILPLVQKYKVVHLNKTDARVANNGLPLEFQKLRCRVNFHALRFTSQIEEVGRKLVGILREKGPFLALHLRYEMDMLAFSGCSHGCSNDEVEELTRMRYANPLWKIKDINSETKRLEGLCPLTPEETALVLVALGVDHNVQIYIAAGEMYGGNRRMEGLKAAFPNLVRKETLLEPSDLRFFPNHSSQMAALDYLVSLESDIFIPTYDGNMAKVVEGHRRFLGFKKTVLLDRRLLIGLIEQFSTGSLSWDEFSYIVKEAHANRMGSPKERVSVPDKPKEEDYFYSNPHECLQLLDGPLRTT